One segment of Taeniopygia guttata chromosome 17, bTaeGut7.mat, whole genome shotgun sequence DNA contains the following:
- the POLE3 gene encoding DNA polymerase epsilon subunit 3 has protein sequence MAERPEDLNLPNAVITRIIKEALPDGVNISKEARSAISRAASVFVLYATSCANNFAMKGKRKTLNAGDVLSAMEEMEFQRFVAPLKESLEVYRREQKGKKEARKDKDKKADSEEQDKSREEDNDEDDERMEEEEQNDEEEVDN, from the exons ATGGCGGAGAGACCGGAGGACCTGAACCTGCCCAACGCCGTCATCACCCGCATCATCAAGGAGGCG CTTCCTGATGGAGTCAATATTTCCAAAGAAGCCCGGAGCGCAATCTCCCGAGCAGCAAGTGTGTTTGTGCTGTATGCAACATCATG TGCAAATAACTTTGCCAtgaaggggaagaggaaaacCCTGAATGCTGGGGACGTGCTTTCTGCCATGGAGGAGATGGAGTTCCAGAGATTCGTGGCCCCTCTGAAGGAATCCCTGGAAG TTTACAGGCGtgagcagaaaggaaagaaagaggccAGGAAAGATAAAGACAAGAAGGCAGACTCGGAGGAACAAGATAAGAGCCGAGAGGAGGACaatgatgaggatgatgaaaggatggaggaggaagaacaAAACGATGAGGAAGAGGTGGACAACTGA